The following proteins are co-located in the Solanum pennellii chromosome 8, SPENNV200 genome:
- the LOC107027063 gene encoding uncharacterized protein LOC107027063: MAFSGQLLQHSVWSKAEFTHTLSIPPLKANHESVTKVSQRRLKIRNIKSKYNCLVTFSMLNPENGTSMNACSPSDTINMFYSSINSKDMNQLAMLIDKDCFFDDFSYTKPFQGRKEALKFLGQLTTCMGKNTKFYIENIYEGVDLTTVVNWHLEWNNKQVPFTRGCSCYELSRDGDQELVIKKAQVILESPIKPGSFALEVFQKVISVCDAFPEAAEWLFLMSPLLLPSIYNIALHTSIRPILACYHKLWSFIVAFLTLVYTILLFIIKKFQE; encoded by the exons ATGGCATTTTCTGGCCAACTTCTCCAGCATAGTGTATGGTCTAAAGCGGAGTTTACGCATACCCTGAGCATCCCTCCATTGAAAGCTAACCATGAATCAGTTACGAAAGTATCACAACGAAGACTTAAAATACGGAACATCAAGAGCAAATATAACTGTTTGGTCACATTTTCAATGTTAAATCCTGAGAATGGCACGAGTATGAATGCATGTTCTCCATCCGACACAATCAATATGTTCTACTCTAGCATCAACAGCAAGGACATGAACCAACTAGCAATGCTCATAGATAAAGATtgtttttttgatgatttctccTACACTAAACCATTCCAAGGGAGAAAG GAGGCTCTAAAATTTCTGGGGCAACTAACCACATGCATGGGGAAGAACACAAAGTTCTACATAGAGAACATTTATGAGGGAGTTGATCTCACAACTGTGGTAAACTGGCATTTAG AGTGGAACAATAAACAGGTTCCTTTCACTAGAGGTTGCAGCTGCTACGAGTTATCAAGAGACGGAGATCAAGAACTAGTCATAAA GAAAGCTCAAGTAATCCTTGAATCGCCAATCAAACCAGGAAGCTTCGCTTTG GAAGTGTTCCAGAAGGTCATTTCAGTATGTGATGCTTTCCCTGAGGCTGCTGAAT GGTTGTTTCTGATGAGTCCCCTTCTGTTACCAAGTATCTACAATATAGCTCTCCACACGAGCATACGTCCAATTCTTGCCTGCTACCACAAGTTATGGAGCTTCATAGTCGCATTTCTTACACTTGTCTACACGATATTACTGTTCATTATAAAGAAATTCCAAGAATAG